The following are encoded in a window of Naumovozyma castellii chromosome 10, complete genome genomic DNA:
- the SNA3 gene encoding Sna3p (ancestral locus Anc_1.197), producing the protein MTESQSSPQENNNNKRYSINKKDVLLGVLSVFIPPIPVIMRKGFFSRDCLLNLLLFILFFFPAIIHALYVIYETSELRTKDETTITANTTEDRVPLTSNYDNDMNKTRGNPSFATDLEQGSSTLPAYEEVVKAPIPAVSDNKVQFNQNP; encoded by the coding sequence ATGACTGAATCACAATCGTCTCCTCAGGAgaataacaacaataaacGCTACTCAATCAACAAAAAAGATGTCCTACTGGGTGTACTTTCCGTATTCATTCCTCCAATCCCAGTCATAATGAGAAAGGGTTTCTTTAGTAGGGATTGTTTACTAAATTTACTACTATTTATACTGTTTTTCTTTCCTGCCATCATCCATGCCCTCTACGTCATTTATGAAACAAGTGAATTAAGAACAAAGGATGAAACTACAATTACAGCCAACACCACTGAAGATAGAGTCCCATTGACAAGTAACTACGATAACGATATGAACAAAACAAGAGGAAACCCATCATTTGCCACAGATTTGGAACAAGGTAGCAGTACTTTACCAGCTTATGAAGAAGTAGTCAAGGCACCAATCCCAGCAGTTTCTGATAACAAAGTTCAATTCAATCAAAACCCTTAA
- the NCAS0J00950 gene encoding uncharacterized protein (ancestral locus Anc_4.201) — MTENNNNNNNRTEEEKPTVCLRGGGKVKVVPLEQLRRPHAVSFSPNFMGNSGWTNNSGGLVLNDGHRPSVEVNKKPREEEEKEEEKKS, encoded by the coding sequence ATGACAGagaacaataataataataataatagaaCTGAGGAAGAGAAACCTACGGTATGTCTAAGAGGAGGTGGTAAAGTCAAAGTTGTGCCATTAGAACAATTAAGAAGACCTCATGCCGTAAGTTTTAGTCCGAACTTTATGGGAAACAGTGGATGGACCAATAATTCTGGTGGATTGGTATTAAATGATGGGCATCGACCCTCTGTTGAAGTTAACAAAAAGCCAagagaggaagaagaaaaagaagaagaaaagaagtcATAA
- the STE11 gene encoding mitogen-activated protein kinase kinase kinase STE11 (ancestral locus Anc_4.202) — protein sequence MPSSSPPPPMTTFLETFLTQINCEKYVSNFKSLDLTTENEIKYLDVEILKELKINSIGDRIKILNHIKKSLPVHSPTPPSSSNSSLEQEYDELLKKFSHLPLLSSSGTTLGDNLAQIGANTTSHRVIFILNDGSLKKINVNGCFNADSIKKRLIKKLPRELMVSNQSNNAEDYDVFVVDYAKNVLHLLYDVELVTICHSLDRLERNRLIVVSKDQTPSEKTIAISKELYLSTIRSISTNGTTTDSTDHLRLENEKDNIRKIFNQRPPSELISTNLAGYFPHTDMKKLERTLKESYRQSVRLSVSNNGRVPNIESNNVGDLLLKRSNAIDSALLHSVTQRHPSVPTLAPPTISHFTKSSSSAQLRQQQQQQQHTSSDRIELLADSDSHSDDEDIITFPTKMVTPKSWLKGARIGSGSFGTVYLGMNAQTGELMAVKQVGITAPPTPSAVVDKSKNSNSNGSGKNNSNGKIANDQAKNSPNMHKKMVDALQHEMNLLKELHHENIVTYYGSSQEGPNLNIFLEYVPGGSVSSMLNNYGPFEESLIVNFIRQVLIGVAYLHNKNIIHRDIKGANILIDTKGCVKITDFGISKKLSPLSKQDKRASLQGSVYWMAPEVVKQTATTEKADIWSTGCVVIEMFTGKHPFPDFSQMQTIFKIGTNTTPEVPSWASDLGKDFLSKTFEVNYKKRLSALEILQHPWLDTQHF from the coding sequence ATGCCATCATCATCGCCGCCACCGCCAATGACTACATTTCTAGAAACATTCTTAACACAAATAAACTGTGAAAAATACGTgtcaaatttcaaatcattggATTTAACAAcggaaaatgaaattaaatacCTAGACGTGGAAATActtaaagaattgaaaataaatagtATAGGTGACAGgatcaaaatattaaaccatattaagaaatcattaCCCGTTCACTCACCAACTCctccatcttcttctaacTCATCCTTGGAACAGgaatatgatgaattattgaagaaattctcCCATTTACCTCTACTATCCTCATCTGGTACTACTCTCGGTGATAACTTGGCTCAAATTGGAGCAAACACCACAAGTCATCGTGTTATATTCATATTGAATGATGGTTCcctaaagaaaattaacGTCAATGGATGTTTCAATGCAGATTCCATAAAGAAAAGACTAATCAAAAAATTACCAAGAGAACTAATGGTATCCAATCAAAGCAATAACGCTGAGGATTATGACGTGTTTGTGGTGGATTATGCGAAAAACGTCCTGCATCTATTGTATGACGTGGAATTGGTCACTATTTGTCACTCGTTGGATAGATTGGAACGTAATAGATTGATCGTGGTTTCTAAGGATCAAACCCCCAGTGAAAAAACAATCGCCATCTCTAAGGAACTTTACCTATCTACCATAAGAAGTATTAGCACCAATGGTACTACCACTGACTCTACCGATCACTTGagattggaaaatgaaaaggataATATAAGAAAGATTTTCAATCAAAGACCACCAAGTGAATTAATTTCCACTAATTTAGCAGGATATTTCCCTCATACTGATATGAAGAAGTTAGAAAGAACTTTAAAGGAATCGTATAGACAATCTGTGAGATTATCAGTGTCAAATAATGGAAGAGTACCCAATATTGAATCAAATAACGTGGGTGATCTtctattgaaaagatcCAATGCCATCGACAGTGCATTATTGCATAGTGTCACACAAAGACATCCTTCTGTTCCTACACTGGCTCCTCCCACAATCTCACACTTCActaaatcttcttcttcggcACAATTACgtcaacaacaacaacaacaacaacatacATCGTCGGATAGAATTGAATTACTTGCTGATTCTGATTCACATtccgatgatgaagatataaTTACTTTCCCCACAAAGATGGTAACTCCAAAGAGTTGGCTAAAGGGGGCAAGAATTGGATCAGGAAGTTTTGGGACTGTTTATCTGGGAATGAATGCACAAACTGGGGAATTAATGGCTGTTAAACAGGTCGGAATAACTGCTCCACCAACACCTTCTGCTGTTGTGGACAAAAGTAAGAACAGCAATAGCAACGGTAGTGGCAAAAATAATAGCAACGGTAAGATTGCTAACGATCAGGCAAAAAATTCACCCAATATGCATAAGAAGATGGTGGATGCCTTGCAACATGAAATGAAccttttgaaagaattgcatcatgaaaatattgttacATATTATGGTTCGTCTCAAGAGGGTCCTAATCTGAACATTTTCCTCGAGTACGTTCCAGGTGGTTCAGTTTCGTCCATGCTTAATAATTATGGCCCCTTTGAAGAATCATTGATTGTCAACTTCATAAGACAAGTACTTATCGGGGTGGCATATTTACATAATAAAAACATTATTCATAGAGATATCAAAGGTGCTAACATATTAATTGATACAAAGGGTTGTGTGAAGATTACAGATTTCGGTATTTCTAAAAAATTGTCCCCTTTAAGTAAACAAGATAAGAGAGCTTCATTACAAGGGTCTGTTTATTGGATGGCACCTGAGGTAGTTAAGCAAACTGCCACCACTGAAAAGGCTGACATTTGGTCAACAGGTTGTGTTGTCATAGAAATGTTTACAGGGAAACATCCATTCCCAGATTTTTCACAAATGCaaacaatattcaaaattggtACAAATACAACCCCCGAAGTACCTTCTTGGGCTTCTGATCTAGGTAAAGATTTCCTATCCAAAACATTTGAAGTTaattacaagaaaagaCTTTCTGCGTTAGAAATACTACAACATCCGTGGTTAGATACACAgcatttttaa
- the PEX30 gene encoding peroxisome biogenesis protein (ancestral locus Anc_4.140), which yields MGEQKGASVPTQEVRAQFIETNDTRLGGDSKLLFKDDSSPLLSCTPPNISKSLVLLYPYLIVLNEALSILTWTGENIWRSILLICVFLASVLYFNTIVKYFGHIIIISTLLGYSKMDSFVRNRIGNEPSLEDIIKVMDKVSIKFDLLLSPFYNFKEQDVLRLLFTMTVLSPLYFIITWLFLPPWKFVLVGGLFVLTYHSPWAKVTRRLLWKFKTVRLLVFYVTGLDLGGINKDEGILAVVHKQVKRLSAIDGKIIDNNGNDLHALSDKPIRFTYVLYENQRRWLGIGWKASMLSYERTPWTDEFLNEAPPPENFNLPEENAGMVWKWVDKSWRLDLTNDGAIELPSSKAKTTADPRNDDAFIYYDNTWKKPSVEDSYSKYTRRRRWVRTAELIKTASFNDSNTLKSTDKKEEEESNQELEPLSEKTAIGQDHVEYKDQDQIFKRKLDKTTTDDDISVSTSSEQNRETMGHSTEKLNISTGSTPPTPVEGVQGGPLQRQRSTQGEKLENWFKDVNVEDVNDNDKKEL from the coding sequence ATGGGTGAGCAGAAAGGAGCTAGTGTACCCACTCAAGAAGTGCGAGCCCAATTCATAGAGACCAATGACACTAGATTAGGTGGCGACAGTAAGCttttattcaaagatgaTTCATCTCCTTTACTCTCTTGCACACCACCTAATATATCGAAATCTTTGGTTCTGCTGTATCCATACCTTATCGTTTTGAATGAAGCTTTGAGTATTTTGACATGGACAGgtgaaaatatttggagaagtattttattaatttgtgTCTTTTTGGCTAGTGTTCTATATTTCAATACAATTGTGAAGTATTTTGGGCATATAATCATCATTTCCACATTATTGGGTTATTCCAAGATGGATTCATTTGTGAGAAATAGAATTGGTAACGAACCAAGCTTGGAAGATATCATTAAAGTGATGGATAAGGTTTCTATTAAGTTTGATCTTTTGTTATCTCCATTTtacaatttcaaagaacAGGATGTGTTAAGATTGTTGTTCACAATGACTGTTTTGTCTCCACtctattttattattacatGGTTGTTCTTGCCACCATGGAAGTTTGTCCTTGTGGGTGGTTTATTTGTCCTCACTTATCATTCACCGTGGGCCAAAGTGACCAGACGGTTGTTATGGAAGTTTAAGACAGTAAGACTATTAGTATTTTATGTTACTGGGTTAGATTTAGGGGGTattaataaagatgaaggtATTTTAGCAGTGGTTCACAAACAAGTCAAGAGGTTATCTGCTATTGATGGGAAgataattgataataatgggAATGATTTACATGCCCTTAGTGACAAACCTATTAGATTTACCTATGTATTGTATGAAAACCAACGTCGTTGGTTAGGAATTGGATGGAAGGCTAGTATGCTAAGTTATGAAAGGACTCCGTGGACGGATGAATTCCTCAATGAAGCGCCCCCACCAGAGAACTTTAATTTACCAGAGGAAAACGCTGGTATGGTATGGAAATGGGTGGATAAGAGTTGGAGATTGGACTTGACTAATGATGGCGCTATTGAATTACCAAGTTCTAAAGCAAAAACTACAGCCGATCCACGTAATGATGATGCGTTTATTTACTATGATAATACTTGGAAGAAACCATCGGTGGAAGATTCTTACTCGAAGTATACTAGAAGGAGAAGATGGGTTAGAACGGCCGAGTTGATTAAGACTGCGAGCTTTAATGACAGTAATACATTAAAATCAACAGAcaagaaggaagaagaggaatcTAATCAAGAATTAGAACCATTAAGTGAAAAGACAGCTATAGGACAGGACCATGTTGAGTATAAAGACCAAGATCAAATCTTTAAAAGAAAGCTAGATAAAACAACtacagatgatgatataaGTGTATCTACAAGCTCTGAACAGAACAGAGAAACAATGGGTCACTCTacagaaaaattaaatatttccacTGGCTCAACTCCACCAACACCAGTCGAAGGTGTACAGGGCGGACCTCTTCAAAGACAGAGAAGCACTCAAGGAGAAAAACTTGAGAACTGGTTTAAGGATGTTAATGTCGAAGAtgttaatgataatgataagaaaGAGTTATGA
- the CWC24 gene encoding U2-type spliceosomal complex subunit CWC24 (ancestral locus Anc_4.139) → MFKKRAAIGVDGIQNKRKKLEHNTSSNNTETIISRKDTRLSIRRKSEKLGVETREELQRSEEGDKVDDKEKLHLLTKDAATKENVLNAERIAEEKLISVSKKKGASRQITQPSNVRTTVLMDYQPDVCKDYKQTGYCGYGDSCKFLHSRDDFKAGWKLNQDWNINNDTKVKKLEEIPFKCVLCKDDYKSPIVTNCGHYFCSSCFTKRVREDASCFICGEDTQGVAKMATDLKNILRKRKIQKDQQ, encoded by the coding sequence ATGTTCAAGAAGAGAGCTGCCATAGGGGTCGATGGTATTCAAAATAAGAGGAAGAAGTTAGAACATAACACTTCCAGCAACAATACGGAAACAATAATCTCTAGGAAGGATACGAGACTGTCAATACGAAGAAAAAGTGAGAAATTAGGTGTTGAAACTCGAGAAGAACTACAACGATCTGAAGAAGGAGATAAGGTGGACGACAAAGAGAAGTTACATCTTTTAACAAAAGATGCTGCTACGAAGGAGAATGTACTGAACGCTGAGCGTATAGCTGAAGAGAAACTCATATCAGTGTCGAAGAAAAAGGGAGCTTCCAGGCAAATTACACAGCCATCGAATGTCAGAACCACCGTCTTAATGGATTACCAACCTGACGTATGTAAGGATTATAAACAGACCGGTTATTGTGGATATGGGGATAGTTGCAagtttcttcattcaaGAGATGATTTCAAAGCAGGTTGGAAGCTGAATCAGGATTGGAACATAAATAATGATACAAAGGTAAAGAAACTTGAGGAAATACCGTTTAAATGTGTTCTTTGTAAGGACGATTACAAGTCTCCCATTGTGACCAATTGTGGCCATTACTTTTGTAGCAGTTGCTTTACTAAAAGGGTACGTGAGGACGCCAGTTGTTTTATATGTGGAGAGGATACCCAAGGAGTTGCCAAGATGGCGACAGATCTGAAGAACATACTGCGAAAAAGGAAGATCCAGAAGGACCAACAataa
- the MMS22 gene encoding Mms22p (ancestral locus Anc_4.136) codes for MSSNSNEDAIVIDSLGTVISDSEGDATDDSVTYFNSAAEQVTIQHTIQDTDHIAEAPLEEVESASDAEAIVSQSQPRRSLRKRKAIQKMPYSLERIKHRQLLEGFDVSAFDSVSNTISLPNRPIGPNELEREVENMDVGAWNGTNDYGAEDDDDKIYNEMDTSGSDSAPDSEYEIINRNLDDEGIINDQLTSGVTKNITHQFPVNGDISETDESNKNENGDEQMVFRGRVVNMKTGYRGILPRIAWEKGLQNKTSSSSLRKRRRTNQLQKGVAKTKKKSVHSRGQDAILLDEMIVRDDEVSDDLIAGPDFRIADDTELSENEVDRMNSYFQEKYSNNYTLDVLSDDNDDLYRASLLSDLDKNPIAVNMPSPSNYNGPEFITVESQDSSGDNLSDQYAFSDDENDLLPDQRMAQESNGNVIDKMLSHGNISKVSRPTSKPNGHAFRQPTNKTGTRKKRSLKPSPRKRTATPKNNMKLLKKSFKGLSITQVKEVSENVSKEKPESNTTKTKKKKKKTIRRYKNLLRRNPTFLTVVEAPGSKYAPGRNRSLNDTLTIDLANPDDIEKDSNVPLLMILEVLLLDRKLDPPDTVKIAMSDKIYLLSRLNLSTIKSVLTEVFKHIIEEGVSDIELVNVNDNITKFLLYANLPELYGIIEDFHRTFRSKVYALKGKTKPIHFFQIAACQLMLLEISRFTNISTSMKEKIESRILDHIISFFTLLAIYDDNVSKENMKYLSESYTILYTVVKTSNQKNNLWSRLEKHRFPAQVLSTIVDIFPTKQERWTMLDIGSSYISLIRAFKFINHSLTKYFWPITKDLIDLLNQTFKKRRFVDFEEEKLKSQKNYIISSPTKQPPSTVIFNKYLNLLDCSDISTATVERIIPIGDISLGDPLSVLLNRINLLIVLANKSTLNMEKRLEELTRPFSTADYLKSLEPTSVKRIFHAILNGILSILENNSIKKLPFKGKWLGPIYTTVVSGSIQVSNIWHVFLQRFSNKINLSEKNTRSMLKSLYPCLVATPKSDTFNREFLLKIYLGNLTKLNPKWTQDRLLQFVKLNADLSNCWVKYYCIIGKYLIGHNMLSWWSFQLYNGYEDNEIMQLQFLNEIIKLCDVDSYNLLKEKMCKKTIEHIFNNQKSPGFDQFFIELMKRESGIVPDRSYQNSEKSFLAIVKRFITILGKNGYFTLIQQLIINLQTSYQRKLLSENVTGDLTRFLSSKYLEEIKNNSSFLLLERELGISNIESEASKFKNEFTKVIDNSGKIIFLTKALIDAYSLGEAEVVNLEGKLLSLFNDSMLKNLFEIFFLLLCSHLHPMDPTLTSFRFLNSAFLLRTLNNAIVERFYQVSKEEFTSICHLVKVLDATSYDFLNEPQIYFLGEEVFRFFFLTQRITSGFVDECDLMHLSSQYEHWKRPQPIEVPMQSSELEELLKSHLTTFHSFQHHAHYISDNKWRDTYNKTVADFYEDVKDS; via the coding sequence ATGAGTTCGAATAGCAATGAGGATGCAATCGTTATTGACAGTCTGGGAACCGTTATTTCTGACTCTGAAGGTGATGCTACTGACGATAGCGTTACCTATTTCAACAGTGCAGCAGAACAGGTAACTATTCAGCACACTATCCAAGACACTGATCACATTGCAGAGGCACCTCTCGAGGAGGTGGAAAGTGCATCTGATGCTGAAGCCATAGTATCTCAATCCCAACCGAGGCGGTCTCTTCGAAAGAGAAAGGCTATTCAAAAGATGCCCTACAGTTTAGAAAGAATCAAGCATAGACAACTTTTGGAAGGATTTGATGTGTCCGCCTTCGATTCTGTATCCAATACTATCTCCCTTCCAAATAGGCCAATAGGTCCCAACGAACTAGAGCGAGAGGTTGAAAACATGGATGTAGGAGCTTGGAATGGAACGAATGATTATGGGGCagaagatgacgatgacaaaatttataatgaaatggaCACTTCAGGTTCGGATTCAGCTCCTGACTCAGAGTATGAGATTATAAACCGAAATTTAGATGACGAGGGAATAATAAACGATCAATTGACCTCCGGAGTGACCAAGAATATTACTCACCAATTTCCTGTAAATGGAGATATTTCTGAAACTGATgaatcaaataaaaatgaaaatggaGACGAGCAAATGGTTTTCAGAGGAAGAGTAGTGAATATGAAAACAGGGTACCGAGGTATTCTTCCTAGAATCGCCTGGGAAAAAGGACTACAAAATAAGACTTCGAGCTCCTCACTGcgaaagagaagaagaactaaCCAACTTCAGAAAGGTGTTGCCAAGACTAAAAAGAAAAGTGTGCACTCAAGGGGCCAAGATGCTATACTATTAGACGAGATGATTGTCAGGGATGATGAGGTATCAGATGACCTAATTGCTGGTCCCGACTTTCGAATAGCTGATGATACTGAACTTTCGGAAAATGAGGTGGATAGAATGAATAGCtatttccaagaaaagtATAGTAACAATTATACACTCGACGTTTTGTCTGATGATAACGATGATTTGTATAGGGCCTCTCTGCTATCTGATCTTGACAAAAATCCAATAGCGGTAAACATGCCGTCACCTAGTAACTACAATGGTCCTGAATTTATTACTGTCGAATCACAAGACTCTTCGGGGGATAATTTGTCAGACCAATATGCATtttctgatgatgaaaatgacCTTTTACCAGATCAAAGAATGGCGCAAGAATCGAATGGAAATGTCATAGACAAAATGTTATCTCACGGTAATATTTCCAAAGTGAGCCGGCCAACCAGTAAACCAAACGGTCATGCATTTAGGCAACCGACGAATAAAACTGGAACTAGGAAAAAACGTAGTTTGAAGCCGTCCCCAAGAAAAAGGACTGCTACACCCAAGAATAATATGAAACTGCTcaaaaaatcatttaaagGGCTTTCTATAACCCAAGTCAAAGAAGTTAGCGAGAATGTTTCAAAGGAAAAACCAGAAAGTAATACCacaaagacaaagaagaaaaagaagaagaccATTCGGAGATACAAGAATTTATTGAGACGAAATCCAACTTTCTTGACAGTTGTCGAAGCCCCGGGATCGAAATATGCACCTGGTAGAAATAGATCACTGAACGACACTTTGACTATTGACCTTGCAAATCcagatgatattgaaaaagacTCAAACGTACCATTACTAATGATCCTCGAGGTTCTCCTTCTGGATAGGAAGCTGGATCCACCAGACACGGTAAAAATAGCGATGTCAGATAAGATATACTTACTATCACGACTGAATTTAAGTACAATAAAATCCGTCTTAACCGAGGTGTTTAAGCACATTATAGAAGAGGGAGTAAGTGATATCGAATTGGTAAATGTCAACGACAATATTACAAAGTTCTTATTGTATGCAAATTTACCAGAACTATATGGAATAATAGAAGATTTCCATAGAACATTCAGATCAAAAGTCTATGCTTTGAAAGGTAAAACAAAACCTAtccatttctttcaaattgcAGCGTGTCAATTAATGCTCTTAGAGATATCACGGTTTACTAATATTTCTACTTCcatgaaagaaaaaatcgAAAGCAGAATATTAGATCatattatttcttttttcacCTTATTGGCCATTTATGACGATAATGtatcaaaagaaaacatgaaatatttatcagAAAGTTATACTATTCTGTACACCGTAGTGAAGACTTCAAACCAGAAAAATAACCTTTGGAGCCGTCTGGAGAAGCATCGTTTTCCTGCACAAGTGCTGTCGACCATTGTAGATATTTTCCCTACAAAGCAAGAACGATGGACAATGCTAGATATAGGATCATCATATATCTCCCTGATTCGAGcttttaaatttatcaatcaTAGCCTAACGAAATATTTTTGGCCTATTACCAAAGATTTAATCGATTTGTTGAACCAGActttcaagaaaagaaggtTTGTTgactttgaagaagaaaaattgaaatcacagaaaaattatattatttcGTCACCAACAAAGCAACCACCTTCGACAGTTATCTTCAACAAGTATCTGAATTTGTTAGATTGTTCTGACATTTCAACTGCTACAGTGGAACGTATTATTCCGATAGGTGATATATCCTTGGGTGATCCACTATCTGTACTATTGAACAGAATCAACCTGCTAATTGTGCTAGCAAATAAATCAACTTTAAACATGGAAAAGAGACTGGAAGAATTGACTCGACCGTTTTCAACGGCAGACTATCTTAAGTCATTAGAACCAACCTCTGTGAAACGTATATTCCATGCAATTTTAAATGGAATTCTTTCTATTCTAGAAAATAATAGTATCAAAAAGCTACCCTTTAAAGGGAAATGGCTAGGTCCGATATACACAACAGTAGTATCTGGAAGTATTCAGGTTTCCAATATTTGGCAtgtctttcttcaaagatttagcaacaaaataaatttgaGCGAGAAAAACACCAGAAGTATGTTGAAGTCATTGTACCCTTGTTTAGTTGCAACGCCAAAATCAGATACTTTTAACAGAGAGtttcttttgaagatatacTTGGGTAATTTAACAAAGTTAAATCCAAAATGGACTCAAGATCGCCTTCTGCAGTTTGTAAAATTGAATGCTGATTTGTCCAACTGCTGGGTCAAATATTATTGCATCATTGGTAAGTATCTAATTGGGCATAACATGCTATCTTGGTGGTCATTTCAACTATACAATGGATATGAGGATAATGAAATCATGCAACTACAGTTTCTTAATGAGATCATTAAGCTGTGCGATGTGGACTCATATAATTTactgaaagaaaaaatgtgcaaaaaaacaattgaGCATATATTTAATAACCAAAAAAGTCCTGGTtttgatcaattttttATAGAGCTAATGAAACGTGAAAGCGGTATCGTTCCTGATCGAAGCTATCAAAATTCTGAAAAATCGTTCTTGGCAATTGTGAAGCGATTTATCACTATTCTTGGTAAGAATGGGTATTTTACTTTAATTCAGCAGCTAATAATCAACTTACAGACCAGctatcaaagaaaattgcTGAGCGAGAATGTTACAGGTGATCTTACACGTTTCCTAAGTTCGAAATATCTCgaagaaattaagaataattcttcatttttacTGCTGGAAAGAGAATTGGGTATCTCAAATATCGAATCAGAAGCAAGCAAATTTAAAAACGAATTTACCAAGGTTATAGATAATAGTGGGaagataatatttttgacAAAGGCATTAATCGACGCTTATTCACTCGGGGAAGCAGAAGTTGTCAACCTTGAAGGGAAATTACTTTCCTTATTTAACGATTCAATGCTCAAGAATCTGtttgaaatcttcttcttgttatTATGTTCTCATCTGCATCCAATGGATCCAACCCTTACGAGCTTTAGGTTTCTTAATTCTGCATTTTTATTACGTACGTTGAATAATGCAATAGTCGAAAGATTCTACCAAGTTTCCAAGGAAGAATTTACTAGTATCTGTCATTTAGTAAAAGTCCTTGATGCAACCTCATATGATTTCCTCAATGAACCTCAAATATACTTTCTTGGTGAAGAGGTCTttagattttttttccttacCCAAAGAATAACTTCTGGTTTTGTGGACGAGTGTGATCTAATGCACCTCTCTTCGCAATATGAACATTGGAAACGTCCCCAACCAATAGAAGTACCCATGCAGTCATctgaattagaagaacTCTTGAAGTCCCACCTGACTACGTTTCATTCGTTCCAACACCATGCTCACTATATCTCTGACAATAAATGGCGTGATACCTATAACAAGACAGTTGCAGATTTTTACGAAGACGTTAAGGATAGTTAA